The segment TTCCCAGGCCGCCGCTCAGGCGCGCAACGCTCTGGCAGACCAGCTCTATGCAGACAAGAAGAACTGGGACGAACTGATCAACAAGTACCCGAATACCCCGGCAGCCATGAAGGCGAAAAACGAGTTGGCGAAGACCCAGTTTGATAAGATCATGAAGATGCACACGAAGAACACTGTCAAAGCTAAGGCGCTTAGCGATTTCGTAGGAAACCCGAAGTTCACTGGTACGCAGTCCGTTGTTGACGCGCAGGCTGAAATCGCGCGGATCAACGCTAAGGCACCCGCTAAGAAGAAGTAAGACAAACTCTTCAGATTGAGGCACGGCGGTCCTGCTGAGCCGCAACCGGGGGTATCTTCTCGCCATGACCGATTGCCCAACGCATTTGTGCCATGCGCACCGGCCTTCTTCCTGACCGTTATCCTCGGCGCGACAGATTCCGTCGCGCCGAGGGCTTTGCTCCCACCGCGATTGGTCTAGCCTTAACTCTGATCCATCTGATCGACATCCCGGTAACGAATGCCTCAGTAAATCCTGCACGCAGCACGGCAACCGCGTTGTTTGTAGGAGACTGGGCACTGAGTCAGTTATGGCTGTTCTGGCTGGCACCAATTGTCGGTGCGATTCTGGCCGGCGCTCTTTATCGTTGGTTTAGCGCAGAGAAATAGGCAAGTCTCAATGGGCAGTTCCACGTCAGCAGTCTCCCCAAAATAGGATCGGTTTTCAGTATGCACCGCAGATCACTCCGTATAGCCCTCATCATCGTGCTCTTAGTAGCGTCATATGCGGTTATCGGCTTCTTCGTGACGCCCGGAATTGTCAAGTCAAAGGCCATAGAGATGTTGTCGCAGTATACAGGGCAGCGGGTGGCGATTCACGAGGTGAAGATTAATCCGTTTGCCTTGTCGGTGACTATTCGAGGTTTCTCTGTTCCTGATTCCAGCGGTGCACGTTGCCTGGGATTCGAAGAAATGTACCTCAACTTCAAGGCATCTTCACTCGTGCGTCGGGCGTATACCTTTGGCGAGTTCCGAGTTACTAAGCCATTTGTCCGCTTTGCCATCCGCAAAGGTGGACAAGCGAATCTGAGTGAGCTGATGCCGCGGACCCAGCCACCCGATACGATCAAGTCAACACCGAAGCGGGAGTTGCCTCGACTGATTCTGGAGAATCTTGCCATTGAGAAGGGACAGGCCGTATTTGAAGACGACAATCGGGCGGTTCCGTTCGTGGCGCAATTTGATTCGCTCGGTTTCTCGCTACGGGATTTTACGACGCTGCCGCGTAAAGAAGGGCTCTATGAATTTGAAGCCAGTACGAATCACGGCGAGGTCATGCACTGGCGCGGCAACGTAGCCGTTTCGCCGCTGCGCTCCGCCGGTCATCTCGCATTGTCCGGGATTGAAGCGCATACCCTCTGGTCTTATGTGCAGGACCGACTTAAGTTTGATGTCCCGAGCGGCAAGATCGGTCTTTCCGCCGACTACGTTGTGGATTACTCTTCGGATTCGCTGGCATACCAGGTCCATAACGGCGAGTTCTCGTTATCGGATCTGACGATTGCCGACAAGGCCTCGCGATCCACGCCGTTTCAAATGGGCAGTTTCGACATAAAGAACGTGGACGTTGATCCACAACACCGGCTTGTGCAAATCGGGCTGATTCATTCCGAGAAATGCGCCGTGCAGACTACGGTAGATTCACTGGGCAATACCAGTCTGGCAGATTTGCTCACGCTCAAAGGAGCGGAGACCACACCGGCCGCTCCGACGGATTCTACCGCTCCGTGGGTCGTGGATATTCAGCGCATCGAAGTCAAGGATTACTCTGCTCACATCACCGACCTTTCCACAGATCCATCGGCAAACTGGGTGATCGAACCTATCGCCCTCACAGTGGACAGCGTGAGTATCGGCCGTCCGTCTCAGGTGGCGCTGTCTCTACAGGCCGGAATCAATCATTCGGGAAATGTCACCCTCGCGGGTACCTTGGGATTGAATCCAATCACAGCGGACTTGACATTGTCCGCGGAGACCATTCCGCTTGCCGATTGTCAGCCATATTTGAGTCGCTATGCGAAACTGGATCTGAAGAGTGGCACACTTTCTTCATCCGGTCAGATTCACTATTTGCGTCGTGATACCGTCAACGTGATAGACTTCACGGGCGATGTCTCATCGGCGTCATTGCGAACGATAGATCGTGTGGCACAGCAGGATTTCCTGAGGTGGTCGAAACTCGAACTGAAGCAAGTGGATTATCACAGCGAGCCGCCGTCGCTGCATATCCGTGAGATTGCGTTGCAAAGCCCCTATGTCCGCTATGCGATCGCGGCCGACCGCTCTACGAATCTTCAGAGTATTATGACAGCCCCCGCCGATAGCGACACAGTTCAGACGCAGCCCAGTACAAGCGTAACCGTAGGATCGGTACAAGTTTCGAACGGCTCGCTCAATTTTACCGATCTGACGCT is part of the bacterium genome and harbors:
- a CDS encoding DUF748 domain-containing protein, which produces MHRRSLRIALIIVLLVASYAVIGFFVTPGIVKSKAIEMLSQYTGQRVAIHEVKINPFALSVTIRGFSVPDSSGARCLGFEEMYLNFKASSLVRRAYTFGEFRVTKPFVRFAIRKGGQANLSELMPRTQPPDTIKSTPKRELPRLILENLAIEKGQAVFEDDNRAVPFVAQFDSLGFSLRDFTTLPRKEGLYEFEASTNHGEVMHWRGNVAVSPLRSAGHLALSGIEAHTLWSYVQDRLKFDVPSGKIGLSADYVVDYSSDSLAYQVHNGEFSLSDLTIADKASRSTPFQMGSFDIKNVDVDPQHRLVQIGLIHSEKCAVQTTVDSLGNTSLADLLTLKGAETTPAAPTDSTAPWVVDIQRIEVKDYSAHITDLSTDPSANWVIEPIALTVDSVSIGRPSQVALSLQAGINHSGNVTLAGTLGLNPITADLTLSAETIPLADCQPYLSRYAKLDLKSGTLSSSGQIHYLRRDTVNVIDFTGDVSSASLRTIDRVAQQDFLRWSKLELKQVDYHSEPPSLHIREIALQSPYVRYAIAADRSTNLQSIMTAPADSDTVQTQPSTSVTVGSVQVSNGSLNFTDLTLTPGFTISIESLNGAIKGLSSEQLARADVALQGKVDKYAPVEIEGQVNPLSGEAFTDITMKFHGIELTTFTPYAGKYAGYRIDKGKLSLDLHYKLSKSSLDATNHVVMDQLTLGERVDGPDVTKLPVRLAIALLKDRHGVIDLDIPVSGDLNDPKFKVMPLIVKILLNLATKAVTAPFALIGSLFGGGEDLSSVNFLPGVDSLDATQLPKLASVAKALTERPQLLLDIRGTASDSADRRAIAVSSILKQVRGEETSVEEKPLSVLEQSKVKALYVDRFKMSPDSLIAPLDSSGKKRDKQEYKLAVTIAALQRIIAEYDVPEDNLRDLARRRASAIKGYLIHQGSIEDARLMLQDVEIKAQAQDGRISLPLVLNAR